The stretch of DNA TTCACCATCATAGGTTGGTTCTACCCAAGTACCTATTAATAAATTATCTGGATCTATATTATTAGCATCATCATCTGAGCATTGCATATTGATAAAACAGCATATGACAGAAATAGTAAATAAAATCTTTTTCATAAATGTGGGGGTTTTAAAGGTTTCGTTTTTAAATAGATACCACAAGCGCGTTTTGGTTGCGTAAATAGTATTGATAATTCCCAAAAACTGAAAAAAATTCAAACTGTCACTTTGTCATAAAACACAAATTAATTGTATCTTTGCATACTTATTGACACTCTTAAAACAATTTAAGATTTCCACTTTCGTGGAAAATAAATATGGAGAAAATTATAGACGAAAATAAACAGGGTGAATCTCTCATCCTCGAACAAAAAGAAGATAACAAACGTAAACTTTTTATTGAAAGTTATGGGTGCGCTATGAATTTTAGTGATAGTGAAATTGTGGCCTCCATTATGGCAAACCAAGGGTTTAATACAACACAAAATTTAGAAGAAGCCGATTTGGTTTTGGTAAACACCTGTTCTATTCGAGACAAAGCAGAACAAACTGTACGTAAACGTTTAGAAAAATACAATGCTGTAAAAAGAGCACATAATCCAAAAATGAAAGTGGGGGTTTTGGGTTGTATGGCAGAACGATTAAAAACAAAATTTCTTGAAGAAGAAAAAATTGTCGATTTGGTTGTTGGGCCAGACGCCTATAAAGACTTACCAAACCTTTTAGCAGAAGTTGATGAAGGACGCGACGCTATTAATGTGATTCTTTCAAAAGAAGAAACCTATGGTGATATTTCACCAGTGCGTTTAAACACTAATGGTGTAACTGCTTTTGTATCTATTACCCGTGGTTGTGATAACATGTGTACTTTTTGTGTGGTGCCTTTTACACGTGGACGTGAGCGTAGCAGAGATCCGCAAAGTATTCTTGAAGAAGTAAACGATTTATGGGACAAAGGTTTTAAAGAAATCACCTTACTTGGTCAGAATGTAGATAGCTATCTTTGGTATGGCGGGGGATTGAAAAAAGATTTTGATAAAGCAAGTGACATCCAAAAAGCAAGCTCAGTAAGTTTTTCTAACCTATTAGAACTCTGCGCCAAAGCACAGCCAAAAATGCGTATTCGTTTTTCCACTTCAAACCCACAGGACTTAACATTGGATGTGATTGAAACCATGGCAAAATACCATAATATTTGTAATCATATTCATTTACCTGTTCAGAGTGGCAGTGACCGTATTTTAAAAGAAATGAACCGTTTGCATACACGCAAAGAGTACATGACCTTGATCGACAACATTCGTCAAATCATTCCTAATTGCGCCATCAGTCAGGATATGATTGTTGGTTTTCCAACAGAAACCGAAGATGATTTTCAAGATACCGTTTCATTGATGAACTATGTAAAATATAATTTCGGTTATATGTTTACCTATTCAGAACGTCCGGGAACTATGGCTGAACGCAAAATGGAAGATGACATACCTGAGGAAATAAAAAAACGGAGACTGCAAGATATTGTTGATTTACAACGTGTACACAGTGAGATTAGAACCAAAGAACACCTCAACACTATTGTAGAAGTGTTAATTGAAAAGGAATCTAAAAAATCTAAATCGCAATGGTCTGGACGTACTTCACAAAATATTGTAGCCGTATTTCCAAAAGAGCATTATAAAATAGGTGAGTTTGTAAACGTAAAGGTAACAGATTGCACCAGTGCAACGCTTATTGGAGAAGCGATTGGTTTAAGCCCTTCCTAACCTCTCCTAAGGGGAGGAATTCTTGTTCAAGCACAAAAATATGATGATGACTCAAAATATAGATAAAATTAACATTTTAAATTTCCCTCTTGGGGATTAAGGGGCTTATGGAATCAGTTCAAGCAATAAAACAACGTTTTGGTATTATTGGCAATACCCCTTCTCTAAATCGAGCTATTGAAAAAGCGATTCAGGTAGCTCCAACCGATATTTCGGTTCTGGTTACTGGAGAAAGTGGCGTAGGTAAAGAAAGCATTCCCAAAATAATACACCAATTATCGCACAGAAAGCACAATAAATTTATTGCTGTAAACTGTGGCGCCATTCCAGAAGGCACTATTGACAGTGAACTTTTTGGTCATGAAAAAGGAGCATTTACAGGAGCAACACAAACCAGGCAAGGCTATTTTGAAGTAGCAGATGGGGGCACTATTTTTCTTGATGAAGTAGGCGAACTACCTCTAACGACACAAGTCCGTTTGCTGCGTGTTTTAGAAAATGGTGAGTTTTTAAAAGTAGGTTCCAGTAAGGTTCAAAAAACGAATATTCGCATAGTAGCTGCTACCAATGTAAACATGTTTGAAGCTATCGACAAGGATAAGTTTCGTGAAGATCTATTTTATAGGTTAAGCACAGTAGATATACATTTACCTCCGTTACGTGAGCGACGTGAAGATATTCATTTATTGTTTAGGAAATTTGCTAGTGACTTTGCGCTTAAATATAAAATGCCAACTGTTAAACTAACAGATAATGCCATTCAGGTACTAGCTAAGCATCGTTGGGGCGGTAACATTCGTCAGCTTCGTAATATAGCAGAACAACTATCGGTTTTAGAGCAAAACCGTACTATAAGTGCTTCAACACTTCAAGGTTATTTACCAAGTTCTGCAGGAACCAATTTACCTGCAGTTATTAAAACTTCAAAATCTGAAAGTGATTTTAGTAGTGAGCGTGAGATTTTATATAAAGTTTTATTTGACATGAAAGCTGATTTAAATGATTTGAAAAAGCTTACCATGGAACTCATGAAAAATGGAAATACTAAAGATGTTGAAAAAGATAATGAAGGTTTAATTCAAAAAATTTACGGTAAAAATAAAGAGGAAGAAACCATCTATGAAAACAATGTTCAAGAAACAGAAGTACTCTCCATACCTGAGCATTCTGTAGACCAAGATGAAATTATTGATATCCAAGATAAATATCATTTTGCTGAAGAGATTCAAGAAGAGGAACCCTTATCGTTACATGACAAAGAATTAGAATTAATTAAAAAATCGCTTGAACGTCACAGTGGAAAACGTAAATTAGCAGCTGCCGAACTTGGAATTAGCGAACGTACTTTATATAGAAAGATTAAACAATATGATCTATAAATTAGTTAGCAGTGTTCAGTGTTCAGTGTTCAGTGTTCAGTAAATAGTTAAAATTATAACATTATAAAAAAGTAACCGTTTTAAAAATAAATTAATTGTCACACTGAGTACTTAGGCTTTAGCTTGTCTTGAGCATTATCGAAATATAAAATGTTTTTTATATTGAAGATACCTGGCGAAGCTTAACGAAAGGCTCGGCATAAACTAAAGTCGAAGTATGGCAAATAAAAAACAATAGGAATAAACACATGAAATACATAAAGTATATTTTTATATTATTAGCCAGTTTGACTCTTTCAGGTTGTGGTGCTTACTCATTTACAGGTGTAAAAACTGGAGATGCTAAAACATTCCAGGTTAACCGTTTTGAAAACACATCGTTATTAATTGAACCTGGTTTAGACAGAGATTTCAAATTAGCTCTTGAAGATTTAATACAAAACCAAACCAATTTAGGGTTAGTTCCTTCAAATGGTGATTTGATTTATGAAGGTGAAATAACAAATTATAGAATTTCACCAACGACGGCAACCTCACAAAATACAGCAGCCCAAAATAGGTTAACCATTGGTGTTAAGGTTCGTTTTTATAATAGATTGAATGAAGAAGAAGATTTAGATCAATCTTTTTCATTTTTTTATGATTACCCAGGGAGCTCACAATTAGTTGGCGGGCAAAAAACAACGGCTCATGAAGAAATTTTTGAGCGCCTTACTCAAGATATTATTAATGCAACACTAGCAAGATGGTAACCAGATGAATTCGACAGATTTCGTAAACATATTACAACATCCGCATACTATAACGCATCAACAAACTGAGGCTGTAAAATCTGTTATAGATGAATTTCCTTATTTCCAACCAGCTCGTGCTGTATTTCTTAAAGGCTTAAAAAATGAAAGTAGCTTTAAATATAATCAAGAACTTAAAACAACAGCCGCCTACACAACAGATCGAAGTATTTTGTTTGATTTTATTACATCGGAAGCATTCATCCAAAATGAAATTTCACAATTCATAAAACAAAACATAGCGCATCTAAAAGACATAGATGTTACAGTTGAAGATATTTCGGTTAACAAAAGTGTCAAAATAGACCATACATTAAAACAACAAATTAAAGACACCATAGGAGTACTAGATCCATCACTATTTCAACCCAAAGAAGAACGTCCTAAAAAAACAGCTAATTTTATTTTAGATGACACTGAAATTATCGAAGAGACTACTAAGGAAACAAAAACACAAGAAGCATCAATTAGCGATATACTAAGTCTGGGCAAACCTCTTCAATTTGATAAAAGAGAAACCCATTCTTTTAACGAATGGTTAAAATTAGCACGTTTTAAACCTATAGAAAGAAACGAAAATAAAAGCATAGAAAATAAGACAGAACCTGTAGAAGAAGATAAATCGTCTAAAGCTATAGATAAGGCCAAAAAGTTTGAGCTTATTGATCAATTCATTACAAAAAACCCAAAGATAAACCCTTTTAAATCTACGATTACAAAAGGCAATCTTGCAAAAGCACAAATGATACAACCTGAAGCCTTAATGACTGAGACTTTAGCTCGTATTTATGTTGAACAAAAAAACTACAAAAAAGCAATTCAATCTTATAAAGTTTTAAGTTTGAAATATCCAGAAAAAAGTGGTTTCTTTGCAAACCAAATTAAGGCGGTAGAACAATTACAAGAACAAAATAATACAGAATAATGAGTACGTTTACAATATTTTTAGCATTAATTGTAGTAGTAGCATTTTTACTAATTGTAGTAATTATGGTGCAGAACCCTAAAGGCGGTGGATTATCATCATCTTTTGGTGGCGGTGGTACACAACAATTAGGTGGTGTAAAAAAGACAACTGACTTTTTAGATAAAAGCACATGGACTTTAGCAACCCTATTATTAGTTTTAATATTAGCTTCTAATATAGCAATTAACAGAGGGGGAGAAAATGTAGATTCAAAGGCTTTAGACCAGGATGCTGCAACAAATGCTCCTGCTCTACCAGCTCCATTGCCAACAACTAATGACGCTGCAACTGCAACACCGGCAGATTCTACAGGACAATAATTTTACTTAATAAAAAAACAAAAAATGCCAGCTTTATAAGTTGGCATTTTTTGTTTCTGGCGGTCTCATATAAGTAGGTCTGCAAGTTTGTCAGTTATTTAGTATTGGCACATTTTTAGTATAACCCTTAAACATTAATAAATATCATTCAATTAATTAAAAAAATATAACAAATGGCATTAAACATTAAACCATTAGCAGACCGTGTTCTTATTGAACCTGCTGCAGCCGAAACTACAACGGCATCAGGGATTATTATTCCGGATAACGCAAAAGAAAAACCACAAAAAGGGAACGTAGTTGCTGCTGGAAAAGGCACAAAAGATGAGCCTATTACTGTAAAAGTTGGTGATACTGTTTTATATGGAAAATATGCTGGTACCGAACTTAAACTCGAAGGTAAAGATTATTTAATCATGCGCGAAAGCGATATACTTGCTATTATATAAATAGCTATTGGCTATTGGCAGTTAGCCTTTAGCAAAAACAAAAAAAATTAATCAACAATTTAATCTTTTGGCTAATAGCCAAGTGCTAAAAGCTAAAAGCTAAAAAACATTAAAATGGCAAAAGATATAAAATTTGATATTGAAGCACGTGACGGATTAAAACGTGGTGTTGATGCATTAGCCAATGCAGTAAAAGTAACTTTAGGTCCTAAAGGCCGTAACGTAATTATTAGTAAATCTTTTGGAGCACCGCAAGTCACTAAAGATGGTGTTTCTGTAGCTAAAGAAATTGAGTTAGAAGACCCGCATGAAAACATGGGAGCTCAAATGGTAAAAGAAGTTGCTTCTAAAACCAACGATTTAGCAGGAGACGGTACTACAACGGCTACTGTTTTAGCTCAATCTATTGTAAAAGAAGGGTTAAAAAATGTGGCTGCCGGCGCGAATCCTATGGATTTAAAACGCGGTATCGACAAAGCTGTAAAAGCTATTACTGAAGATTTAGAAAAACAGTCTAAACAAGTAGGTAATGCTACTGAAAAAATAAAACAAGTTGCTGCTATATCTGCAAATAACGATGATACTATTGGAGAATTAATTGCTCAAGCCTTTACTAAAGTTGGTAAAGAAGGGGTTATAACTGTCGAAGAAGCTAAAGGTATGGAAACATACGTTGATGTTGTTGAAGGGATGCAATTTGATAGAGGGTACTTATCTCCTTACTTTGTAACTGATGCTGATAAAATGATTGCCGATTTAGAGAATCCGTACATTTTATTATTTGATAAAAAGATTTCTAACTTACAAGAAATACTTCCAATCTTAGAACCAGTAGCACAATCTGGTCGTCCTTTATTAATTATTGCTGAAGATGTTGACGGACAAGCCTTAGCGACTTTAGTAGTAAACAAATTACGTGGTGGTCTTAAAATCGCCGCTGTAAAAGCACCTGGTTTTGGTGACAGACGCAAAGCTATGTTAGAAGATATCGCCATCTTAACTGGTGGTACGGTTATTTCTGAAGAAAGAGGATTTACTCTAGAGAATGCAGATTTAACAATGTTAGGTACTGCAGAAACTGTAACGGTTGATAAAGACAATACAACGATTGTTAACGGTGCTGGGAATGCTAAAGACATTAAAGCCAGAGTCAACCAAATTAAATCTCAAATTGAAACAACAACTAGCGATTACGATAAAGAAAAACTACAAGAACGTTTAGCTAAACTAGCTGGTGGTGTTGCAGTTCTTTACGTTGGTGCTGCCAGTGAGGTAGAGATGAAAGAGAAAAAAGACCGTGTTGATGATGCGTTGCATGCAACCAGAGCTGCTGTAGAAGAAGGTATTGTTGCTGGTGGTGGTGTTGCTTTTGTAAGAGCTATATCGGTATTAGAAAAGATAACAACTGAAAACTTAGACGAAGTTACTGGGATTCAAATTGTAGCACGTGCTATTGAGTCTCCTTTACGTACTATTGTTGAAAACGCAGGAGGTGAAGGTAGTGTTGTGATCTCTAAAGTTTTAGAAGGTAAAAAAGATTTTGGTTACGATGCTAAATCTGAAGCATATGTAGACATGCTTAAAGCAGGTATTATCGATCCTAAGAAAGTAACTCGTATTGCATTAGAAAATGCGGCTTCTGTATCTGGAATGATTCTTACTACCGAGTGTGCATTAATTGATATTAAAGAAGATGCTCCTGCTATGCCTCCAATGGGCGGCGGCGGCGGTATGCCAGGAATGATGTAAGTCAATCGGTCGAGAGTATCGACACGTTAAATTATATTAAAAACGCCTCAACTTATTTTGAGGCGTTTTTTGGTTTAATTTTTTGAGTTTATTTAATGTGTATGATTAGTAGTAGTTGCTAAAACTAAACTACTAATATATCATGTTGTTTTAAAAATACCATAAGTGTATTAAAGTGTAAATTTAAATTTTTTGGGTGTATATGTATTTGCCCCCTTTAACTACTTCCATACTAATTTCATAGTCACCAGAAATAATAATTACTTACACAAACTGTTAGTAACTGGTTTTATTTAAAGTTTTCTGATAATCGTTTTAAAACTTTAATTGCCTTATCTGAATCATTTTTATCAATAAAGATGTGGTCGTGATAATACCCCGCAATTACATTACAACTAATATGATTTTTTGCCAATTCTGTTGAAAATATAGCGGTCAATCCAACAGCTTCAAGAGAAGAATGAATCATTAGTGTTATCCAAGAAGCAATGTAATCATAGCTATAATTTAATTCATCTGCCTTATTTTTTGCAAGTACTATAGTAATTCCTTCTTTTTCTTTGAATTCACAGATTGTAATATTCCTATCAATTTCATTTAAGTTCTGAACCGATACAAAAACATATTCTCCATCATTAAGTTTCGGTGTCATTCCCTTAATTAACTCTTTAAGATTCTTTTCTCCAGTCATTTTCTCATATGCTTTATCAATGAAGCTAGTGATACAACTGTCCACACCCCTTCTAATATAATAAAAGGAAAATAATTCATTAGTATGGACGCTAAACAAGCTAAACTAGCCCCAACTAGATTTAATAGAATAAAAGTTAAATTATTCTTATCCAATCTATCAAATATATTTAGTGCATAAGCCAGCAGTATTTGAAATACCCCTAAAAACCCTACCCTGTCTATAGCGTTCATATCTTTAACTTGTAGTCGACAATATATAAACACAATTGCGTTTATTTCTCTTTCAAATGTAACAGTTTTAAAACATATTTTCTATAAAAAGAAACAGGCTTTATAGCATTTAAACCTGTGACGTCAATAGTCTTATATAAGAATAGTTGTGTTGGTTTAGTAATAAAGTAAGTAAATGCAAATCGAATAGAAAACCTAGAAAGATTGTCCTAAGCAGGCTTGCACCAGCAAATATTTTTATATGCTATTATGTGCTCTTTTATTATTCGAATTCTTCTTCAATCATTTCTTTATTAATCACAACCCCTGAGATGTTACCTGCGTATACTGCATTTGCAACCGAACGCATAGGTGTCGTGTTGTCTCCACAAGCATATATTCCATAAACATTTGTTTTCTGAAAATCATCTACTTCAATATATCCTTGTTCAGTCATTTCGCAACCTAATTGAAAAGGAATGTCCGAATGCTGAATAAAAGGTATTTTTGAATACACTGCTTTTATTGAATGTTTTGTGCCGTTTTTAAATAATATATTTTCTAGATGACCATTCTTATGTTCGAAGCGGTCAATTTCAGTTTCAATAATCTTAATGTTATGCTTGGTTAGCTTTTTTGTCTGCTCTTCTGTTAAGGTTGATTTTCCATTAGTAAAAAGCGTTAAATCTTTAGTCCAATTATTTATCATTTTAGAGAACTCAAAACCATAGTCTCCATTTCCTAATATTCCCGTTTTCTCATTTCGCACTTCATATCCGTGGCAGTATGGGCAATGAATAATAGAAACCCCCCAACATTCTGAAAAGCCAGAAATACCAGGTAAAATATCTTTAATTCCTGTTGCAATGACGAGTTTTTTAGAAGTAAATGTTTTTTTCGATTGTGTCGTAATTTCAAATCCATTTTTTGTTTTTGTTCCAGCTATTGCAAGTCCATCATAGAAGGAAACAGTTTTGTATTTCTCTACTTGTTGTCGTGCAATAGAAGAAACTTCTTTTGGTGTTTTTCCATCATTAGTCAGGAAGTTTTGAGAATGAGGTGTTTGTCGGTTGCATGGCTTACCACTATCAATTATTAGGGTTTTTCTTAATGATCTCCCTAACGCCAATGCAGCAGAAAGTCCTGCATAACTTCCTCCTATGATTATTGCATCAAAATCTTTATTTTCTGTCATTTTATTAGATTTATTAATTGTTATTAATGAAAAAGGTAAAACCAATGTTGTCAAAATCAAACTATTTTGTTTTTTGAATTTCAATCTTGTTGTATTTTTCGATCCATATTTTAGGCAAAGTTATAAATATTTTTTATTATTGCAACAAAGTCGCATTAAATGAAAAGAAGAAATACAGAATCTACAAATGAAATATATGCATTGCTAAAAAATTCCAACTCAGCTTTAAGCCATGATATGATTCAGAAAAAAATGTCAATTAGCACAGATAGAGCTACCATTTATCGAGTTCTTAATCGTTTTTGTGAAGACAAAATTGTTCACAAAGTTATTGGAGATGATGGAAAGCAATATTTTGCTTTTTGTGTTAACTGTCAAGAGAAGAAACACAAACATAATCACTTTCATTTTAGATGTATCCTTTGTGGAAAAGTAGAGTGTCTAGAGTCTGAGATAAAAATAGCTTTACCAAAAGATTATGTTTTTAAAAATTTAAATGGTGTAATATCTGGGGTTTGTTCAAATTGCGTCTAACGTGAATTTGTGTACAAACTCACTGGTTTGCATATGGTTTGTTGCGTGTTTAAAACACCAAATTTATCAAAAAAACAGAAGTCAAATAGAAAAATCCCTGTCTGCCGACAGGCAAGCACATGGGCTTTAAGTGAGCAGGCTTTCTCTAGCAAATAATTTAATACGATGTTCTAAAACGTTATTATTTTGTCTCTATTTATAATTCTAGTTCTAACAACTTGATATAAAACCGTTTTTTTAATACTCACACAAGCATTATTATCAACTAAAAAAGCCCAAACAAATTGCTTGAGCTTCGATTATTTAACTTAAACAACCTAATCTTTTTTATCTTCTTCGCCGTCTTTGTGATCGTCTTTAACGGCCTCATCTCGATATCGACAACAAGGGTGCACAGTTGCGTAAGCCTCATCAGTTGCTTTTAGCACTTTGGTATCATGACCTACGGCTACAATACTAGCTTGTATCTCTTTTAAATCGGTTTTACGTTCATCGAAAATCAGTTTCAATTCATGAGTTTTCACATTCCATACTGCAGACTTCACTCCTTTGGTATTTAAGCTTGCTTTTTCAATACGGGTCTTACACATTAAACAAACACCGTCAACTTCCATGGAGGCTCTTGCGTTTTTGTTTTGGGCGAATGCTACTGTTGTTATTAATACGGTCAATACTACTATTAGTTTTTTCATGATTTATATTTTTTTATTTTTTGTCATTGCGAGACTTTGTAAAAGTCGTGGCAATCTTTAAAATTGAACTTTCAAATAATGAGATTACCACGTCGTTCCTCCTCGTGATGACAATTCATTTTAATTCAATAAACTCCTGCCTTACTGAAACAAGTTCAGCACAGGTCGCAGGAATTTACACTTTAAATCGCAATCCTGCGTAATACATACTCCCAAAAATGGGGCCATATACAAATGTGGTATCAAAATTCGCTCCAAAAGGGGCATCAGCTCCCAAAATGGGATTAGACTGTCTCACATTAGTTATATTTTCACCTCCTAAATATACTTCAAATTTTGGAGAAAACACTTTAGTTACTTGCACATTTAAAGTAGCAAGTGTTGGTGTTTTGTCTGGTAATTGATATGACACCGGATTTGTTACCGTTGAAGAAAAGCGTTGTTCTCCCAACCAATTAAACGTCGCATCAAATTTCCATTGTTGACCATCTTCTTGCCTACGAGTTTCATAAGAAGTATTTGCAAATAAACGGTGTGTTGGTACTAATGGTTTTGATAATTTACCCGAGTTATAATCTGTTTTAACGTCATAATATTTATAAGCCATTCGTAAATCGAAATGCTCAAATACATTATAATTAAGTTCTAGCTGAAAACTATTCGCATAACTATCACCTTCCAAATTATAGAAACTTACTTCTTGTGGGTTTTCATAATCTACCACTACCTGGTTTTTAAAATCGGTTTTATAATAGTCTAAAGTAACATCTGCCTTTCTTCCAAAAAGATTAAATCCTTGCAAATAAGACACTCCATAATTCCATGCAATCTCAGGGTCTAAACCATAAATAGCCCCTCCTAGCCTCCCCAAAGGGGAGGAACTCGTTATCTTAACCGCTCTTGAAGTTGAAAATAGTTGTTGATTTTCAGCAAAAATATTAGCGCTACGCTTTCCGCGTCCAAAAGATGCTCGTAATGCTGATTTCTCCCAAGGCGTGTAACGTGCATGCACCCGAGGTGTTACAAATGTGCCCAATAAATTATGATCATCAATACGTAGACCTGCTGTTAGATTCAACTTATCTAAATTATCATAGTTGTATTCAAAAAACGCGCCAACAGATCTTTCAGTTCTTTCATAATCTGTCGTATTGACAAGTTCATCATAATGATCGTAAGTATAACTCACTCCTGTTTTTATTTTGTGTCTGGAATCACTAATGATAGAATTATAAATAGCATTGGCATACAAGCTATTATGTGTGATATCATATTGATTCAATCCAAAATAAGAATCCTGTTTATGGCTGCTAAACGCAGTTTGAACACCCAGACTTTGATAGGGAATCTCAGGATTTACATAGCCTAATTTAGCAGATATTTCATAGCGTTTCGTGTCAATTTCACTACCCCATGCGTTAGTTGTTAACCTGTCTGTATCAGGATTAAAATCAAGTTGCCCTGTTTGCTTTTCATCATTTAAAAATTTCAGATTAATAAAACTTACAAAACCTTTTTCGGCATTGGTATACTGCCAACGGTTCATAATATTAATTTGATGATACTTGGGCATATCCATAAAACCATCATCATTAACATCATGTTCTTTATTGTGCGTATTTCCATGTAAATACAATCCAGTATGCCATTTATCACTTACCTTAGTATTTATATGCGTGTTCAACTCTAAACGTTCACTGGAAGCACCATACAGATTTACAAACAGCTTATCGTCGGTAGCTGGTTTTACCAATTCTGTGTTTATTTGACCTGCAATACTTTCGTATCCATTAACAACACTACCAGCTCCTTTTGTTATTTGAATACTCTCTACCCAGGTTCCGGGAATAAAACTCAAACCATAAGCTTGTGAAGCACCACGAATTGATGGGATGTTTTCGGTAGCGATTAAAATATA from Flavivirga spongiicola encodes:
- a CDS encoding heavy-metal-associated domain-containing protein — encoded protein: MKKLIVVLTVLITTVAFAQNKNARASMEVDGVCLMCKTRIEKASLNTKGVKSAVWNVKTHELKLIFDERKTDLKEIQASIVAVGHDTKVLKATDEAYATVHPCCRYRDEAVKDDHKDGEEDKKD
- a CDS encoding TonB-dependent receptor; translated protein: MKRIFYILLLILPIIMSSQNKISGTILEANEKNEPIGLPGANVYWLNTSVGAVTDIDGKFTIPYEKDYTQLLISYVGYKTDTITIKTPKMVKHWLQPTDNLDAVTINSRKQATAKSYLQATNVFTVSSDELLKAACCNLSESFETNPSIDVNFADAVTGTRQIKMLGLNSPYILIATENIPSIRGASQAYGLSFIPGTWVESIQITKGAGSVVNGYESIAGQINTELVKPATDDKLFVNLYGASSERLELNTHINTKVSDKWHTGLYLHGNTHNKEHDVNDDGFMDMPKYHQINIMNRWQYTNAEKGFVSFINLKFLNDEKQTGQLDFNPDTDRLTTNAWGSEIDTKRYEISAKLGYVNPEIPYQSLGVQTAFSSHKQDSYFGLNQYDITHNSLYANAIYNSIISDSRHKIKTGVSYTYDHYDELVNTTDYERTERSVGAFFEYNYDNLDKLNLTAGLRIDDHNLLGTFVTPRVHARYTPWEKSALRASFGRGKRSANIFAENQQLFSTSRAVKITSSSPLGRLGGAIYGLDPEIAWNYGVSYLQGFNLFGRKADVTLDYYKTDFKNQVVVDYENPQEVSFYNLEGDSYANSFQLELNYNVFEHFDLRMAYKYYDVKTDYNSGKLSKPLVPTHRLFANTSYETRRQEDGQQWKFDATFNWLGEQRFSSTVTNPVSYQLPDKTPTLATLNVQVTKVFSPKFEVYLGGENITNVRQSNPILGADAPFGANFDTTFVYGPIFGSMYYAGLRFKV